One stretch of Legionella birminghamensis DNA includes these proteins:
- the tssB gene encoding type VI secretion system contractile sheath small subunit gives MARKDQSVAPKERVNIVYKPSIEGAEEMVELPLRQLVLGEFSNKPSKLPLEKRQTVSINKDNFNQILKLHDIKISTRVLNRLSNNKNDYIPLELKIQSLHDFEPDNIVRQVPELKRLMELRNALKSLKGPLGNTPEFRRKLDAIVKDPTLRDKLLKDLGIEDKKEH, from the coding sequence ATGGCACGCAAAGATCAATCGGTAGCCCCAAAAGAACGGGTCAACATCGTTTACAAGCCCAGTATTGAAGGGGCTGAGGAAATGGTGGAGCTCCCTTTACGACAGCTTGTTTTAGGAGAATTTTCCAACAAACCTTCCAAGCTTCCTCTGGAAAAAAGACAGACAGTTAGTATTAATAAGGATAATTTCAATCAAATTCTGAAACTTCATGATATCAAAATTTCAACACGTGTTCTTAACCGTTTAAGCAACAACAAGAATGATTATATTCCTCTCGAGTTGAAAATTCAGTCCCTGCATGATTTCGAGCCCGATAATATCGTCAGGCAGGTTCCGGAATTGAAACGCTTAATGGAGCTTCGAAATGCGCTTAAATCCCTGAAAGGACCTTTGGGAAACACACCTGAATTCAGAAGAAAACTGGATGCAATTGTTAAAGATCCGACGTTAAGGGATAAATTGCTAAAGGATTTGGGTATTGAAGATAAAAAAGAACACTAG
- a CDS encoding type VI secretion system Vgr family protein → MQNQILMPTMHGAQFEGTETEILQFEGSMGISELYEFRVELASKRLILGSEIINQPVKMSFATKAGAESPVHGRVEHFSHTGSLDEYYVYQMTIRPQVTRLQKTRRTHVYLEKEIKGILQDVFQRNNITNVRFDLMQNHPVREFVFQYNEQDWQFVTRWMEHEGLFYFFEQTPENEILVITDSNSTLQLNKDINRLFYHGYTMDSEFDSMANLIYDFQFTTSSQPAEVKVKSYNYQQSSKAYESTAVIDPQGVGEIVYWAENVNSQEENQRIANQIAESFKWQKEIFNGTSSGALINPGSFINHQHFNLPQLNKAMLILNSQYSGSQKKSFFSYHSAPIEAADDHFSCNYQSIDKVIPFRSVLQTPIPRISGVLPGFVDHEGGEDTVQINDKGHYKFRIPITEDGPGKGSRWVRKLESYIGDKYAFSLPMRKGMEVAIGFHFGNPDLPILLGAVDNSTHRNLIVSDNQQYMGLQTKEKNVFFMNEQKGKTQGIKLRTPHNNTTMVLGTDDIFQSQQDMGYYLSTLSHSSSYVGKDANITVKGSKNLNVNKDYMRFVKGKSTMVCHQDTSYQVKGDETVQINQSQYNYIDQNLMNSIGNAMITEVNGNSALHVLGSHILSVKGFTGNYHLGATIQSYTGALIGDVTGLSVFSVLGGDIEYLGPFSMKITNGFKYSEDAGVSMAIAPAIIQQAAGMIMFQVGTSSIILEPTGISIVAPTVTITSPALNISSAATFVDSAEVGITGNVTIGGGIVTLGIPSPGAAAAAAAGSEAIASAAAGDAAAAAGAGGAAAASSAASATASAIATGVAALAGAKLAVGATVFTTEVISTLAGKSPPSPPGPASAPSEVPPAPNDGL, encoded by the coding sequence ATGCAGAATCAGATTCTTATGCCCACAATGCATGGTGCTCAGTTTGAAGGAACAGAGACCGAAATTTTGCAGTTTGAAGGCTCAATGGGTATTTCGGAACTTTATGAGTTTCGTGTTGAACTGGCTTCCAAACGTCTTATTCTTGGATCAGAAATTATTAATCAGCCGGTAAAAATGAGCTTTGCCACCAAAGCCGGGGCAGAAAGCCCCGTGCATGGCCGTGTGGAACACTTCAGCCATACCGGCAGCCTTGACGAATATTATGTTTATCAGATGACCATCCGCCCGCAGGTCACGCGCCTGCAGAAAACCAGACGGACACACGTTTACCTAGAAAAAGAAATCAAAGGGATTCTGCAGGATGTTTTCCAGAGAAATAATATTACTAATGTTCGTTTTGATTTAATGCAAAACCACCCCGTTCGCGAATTTGTGTTTCAGTACAATGAGCAGGATTGGCAGTTTGTAACCCGTTGGATGGAGCATGAAGGCTTATTCTATTTTTTTGAACAAACACCTGAGAATGAGATTCTGGTAATTACTGATAGCAATTCGACTCTGCAGCTCAATAAAGACATTAATCGTTTGTTCTATCATGGCTATACCATGGATAGCGAATTTGATTCTATGGCCAATTTAATCTATGACTTCCAATTCACTACTTCTTCCCAGCCAGCGGAAGTGAAAGTCAAATCCTATAACTATCAGCAATCTTCCAAAGCCTATGAATCAACCGCAGTAATTGATCCTCAAGGGGTTGGGGAAATTGTTTATTGGGCTGAGAATGTTAATAGCCAGGAAGAAAACCAACGGATCGCGAATCAGATTGCCGAGAGTTTCAAATGGCAGAAAGAAATTTTTAATGGTACCTCCAGCGGCGCTTTGATTAACCCAGGCAGCTTTATAAACCATCAGCATTTTAATCTGCCACAACTAAACAAAGCGATGCTGATCCTTAACTCCCAATACAGCGGCTCACAAAAAAAATCTTTTTTTTCCTACCACTCAGCACCCATTGAAGCAGCAGACGATCATTTTTCCTGCAATTATCAGTCAATTGATAAAGTCATCCCCTTTCGCTCCGTTTTGCAAACCCCAATTCCGAGGATTAGCGGCGTACTTCCCGGTTTTGTTGACCATGAAGGAGGCGAGGATACCGTTCAGATTAATGACAAGGGCCATTATAAATTCCGGATCCCGATCACCGAAGACGGCCCTGGTAAAGGTTCTCGCTGGGTTCGTAAACTGGAAAGTTACATTGGTGACAAGTATGCGTTTTCCCTGCCGATGAGGAAAGGAATGGAGGTTGCCATTGGCTTCCACTTTGGCAATCCTGATTTACCCATCCTCCTGGGCGCTGTCGATAATTCAACCCACCGGAATCTGATTGTCAGCGACAACCAGCAATATATGGGTCTTCAAACCAAAGAGAAAAATGTTTTCTTCATGAATGAACAGAAAGGCAAAACCCAGGGGATCAAGTTGCGCACACCTCATAATAACACCACGATGGTACTGGGGACAGATGACATCTTTCAATCCCAGCAGGACATGGGCTATTACCTGAGCACATTAAGCCATTCAAGCTCCTATGTAGGTAAAGATGCAAACATTACCGTCAAAGGCAGTAAAAATTTGAATGTGAACAAGGATTACATGCGATTTGTGAAAGGCAAATCTACCATGGTCTGCCATCAGGATACCAGTTATCAGGTCAAAGGAGATGAAACAGTCCAGATCAACCAAAGCCAATACAATTATATTGATCAGAACCTGATGAACTCCATTGGCAATGCCATGATTACAGAAGTGAATGGCAACAGTGCCTTGCATGTATTGGGATCCCATATTCTTTCAGTAAAGGGGTTCACTGGTAATTATCATCTGGGTGCAACCATTCAAAGTTATACAGGTGCGCTTATTGGCGATGTCACAGGCCTTTCTGTCTTTTCCGTATTGGGAGGAGATATTGAATATCTGGGGCCTTTCTCCATGAAAATAACAAACGGCTTTAAGTATTCAGAAGATGCAGGTGTTAGCATGGCCATCGCACCTGCAATAATTCAGCAGGCCGCAGGTATGATCATGTTTCAGGTGGGGACATCGTCCATCATCCTTGAGCCAACCGGCATAAGTATTGTTGCGCCTACAGTTACAATTACCAGTCCTGCCCTGAATATTTCTTCAGCTGCGACATTTGTTGACAGCGCCGAAGTCGGGATAACCGGTAATGTCACGATCGGTGGGGGAATAGTAACTTTGGGAATTCCTAGCCCGGGAGCGGCAGCTGCCGCCGCTGCCGGCTCAGAAGCAATCGCTTCAGCAGCCGCTGGAGACGCCGCTGCGGCAGCGGGGGCCGGAGGAGCGGCTGCAGCTTCCTCAGCGGCCAGCGCCACAGCATCTGCTATTGCCACAGGGGTTGCTGCGTTGGCTGGCGCCAAATTGGCTGTGGGCGCTACGGTATTTACTACTGAGGTCATATCAACACTGGCCGGCAAATCGCCGCCCTCTCCGCCCGGTCCAGCTTCTGCACCATCAGAAGTTCCTCCGGCACCGAATGATGGCCTGTAA
- a CDS encoding DNA-3-methyladenine glycosylase: protein MKKIQRDFYSRDTITVAQDLLGKYLVHHQDNVEKIGRIVEVEAYIGEHDLAAHSSKGLTPRTKVMFGPAGHAYVYLIYGMYYCTNIVTETEGKGCGVLLRALEPVKNINQRTQGPGLLSKAMGITKELYGHDLLGDRFYLLDDEARRAPVSIIKRPRIGVDYAKEWAKKLLRFYIKDNPFVSKK, encoded by the coding sequence ATGAAAAAAATTCAGCGTGACTTCTACAGCCGGGATACCATTACCGTAGCTCAGGATTTGCTAGGGAAATACCTGGTTCATCATCAGGATAATGTAGAAAAAATAGGCCGCATTGTCGAGGTGGAGGCGTATATCGGCGAACATGATTTGGCTGCGCATTCTTCAAAGGGCTTAACACCAAGGACAAAGGTTATGTTTGGGCCGGCGGGGCATGCTTATGTTTACCTCATTTATGGGATGTACTATTGCACTAATATCGTTACCGAGACAGAGGGTAAAGGCTGTGGGGTTTTATTGCGGGCATTGGAACCTGTGAAAAATATCAATCAACGAACCCAGGGGCCGGGACTGCTGTCAAAAGCAATGGGTATCACCAAAGAACTATATGGGCATGATTTGCTCGGTGATCGTTTTTATCTATTAGACGATGAAGCGAGGCGGGCACCAGTATCTATTATAAAAAGACCCCGTATCGGTGTCGACTATGCGAAAGAATGGGCAAAAAAATTACTCCGTTTTTACATCAAGGATAATCCCTTTGTTTCAAAAAAATAA
- a CDS encoding VOC family protein, giving the protein MSNSVNYIPNDYNHITPYLIATNAREALEFYKKVLGAKVVMCMEGPNNSIGHAELRIGDSKFMLADECEEAHAKSPLSYGGSPVGLYVYVKNVDEVAKLAEAEGATITRPLQNQFYGDRTCTFTDPFGHIWSIGTHIEDVSEEETARRMEKMMKEHGK; this is encoded by the coding sequence ATGAGCAACAGCGTTAATTATATACCAAATGATTACAATCACATCACCCCCTATCTTATTGCCACAAACGCCCGTGAAGCACTGGAGTTTTATAAAAAAGTGCTGGGTGCAAAAGTGGTGATGTGCATGGAGGGTCCCAACAATAGTATAGGCCATGCAGAGCTTCGTATTGGCGATTCCAAGTTTATGCTTGCAGACGAATGTGAAGAAGCACATGCAAAAAGCCCGTTAAGCTATGGCGGCTCGCCTGTAGGTTTGTATGTTTATGTAAAAAACGTCGATGAGGTTGCAAAGCTTGCTGAAGCGGAAGGCGCAACGATTACCCGTCCTCTGCAAAATCAATTCTATGGTGATCGCACCTGTACGTTTACCGATCCTTTCGGGCATATATGGTCAATCGGCACACATATTGAAGATGTATCCGAAGAAGAAACAGCGCGGCGAATGGAAAAAATGATGAAGGAGCATGGTAAGTAG
- a CDS encoding heavy metal translocating P-type ATPase codes for MTIIYQFSIPDVTCSGCTGPIEKRLKADFNAGYEYNADPARKTLNIIVWEHEAPDQEIGSNVCRFLDEEMGVNCVFLKSYPLNFKTDYPSSPSQHAIPDPPPEARKKNGWERLKDILLSHWFQGGIGTLAGLILLILSIATGGLPLAAMIAIGCISSILTFLIGFSTFKQAYFDIFKSKKMGMDTLFALSTLVVVTVSIAAFFVPWLSMMFEAALLILGFRHIGQGIKNFLTSQLITARAFQDDLPAFVQVYEEEQLSLTPLEEVVREQTLYISEGEIIPLDGICLTDGVIVFTTCINGNPFPRKLKRGESLLSGMRLTKYSAPLFMRVTETKENSHLAHMDFALKVAEIRKAPIQQTADRIMQYFIPTVFAVSAITGLVIGLFFPPALAIQCAISVLVSACPCILGLVVPTTVLVAMKKAAEHGVQFVSPESLELASKVNAVVFDLHGTLTTGVLEVEPKQVTFIDPGCNQKHLFSCIAALEKNSQHFIGEAVFRYTASFGEEYKSLPIGNFKDSHHSGISGIVDGDEICIGNEDFMKEQNISMVLDENDIEDADSIVYVAVNGKLSCYFKLTDPLRENAKYTLKTLQENGIEVFISTGACEKTANRYGKRLNIPLSNIRAGRVALAGKDKDNSKSQLIKELKAHGKVVAMIGDAANDSIAVTDADFGVGVQSNSSHRLTLDKAGAIVQSGSMLPFATIFILARQTMSNITQNLYFTLGYNLLAVLLTSTLLVAAGFVLNPGIGAGLMILQMSLVFLNLWRFKQQTLSHLRNTASDSDSEVEQDSYVSLQQTFKPNDLGLEEEKTVDAEMGNGCGFSFCRPQRTGIFHEQSPAEISVKM; via the coding sequence ATGACCATTATTTATCAATTTTCTATTCCTGATGTGACCTGTAGCGGCTGTACAGGGCCAATTGAGAAGCGTCTTAAAGCTGATTTTAATGCAGGGTATGAATACAATGCCGATCCCGCAAGAAAGACGCTGAATATCATTGTCTGGGAACATGAAGCACCTGATCAGGAGATAGGCAGCAATGTTTGCAGATTTCTTGATGAGGAAATGGGAGTCAATTGCGTTTTCCTCAAGAGCTATCCTTTAAATTTCAAGACCGATTATCCGTCTTCTCCTTCTCAGCATGCCATTCCCGACCCGCCTCCTGAAGCACGTAAAAAAAACGGCTGGGAAAGACTGAAAGATATCCTGCTGTCCCATTGGTTTCAGGGGGGGATTGGAACCCTTGCTGGGCTGATATTACTAATTTTATCCATTGCTACAGGCGGTCTCCCCCTTGCGGCCATGATTGCTATTGGATGCATTAGCAGTATTCTCACTTTTCTGATTGGTTTTTCTACATTTAAACAGGCTTATTTCGACATATTTAAATCAAAAAAAATGGGAATGGATACTTTATTTGCCTTGAGTACCCTGGTTGTTGTTACTGTTTCAATCGCAGCGTTTTTTGTTCCCTGGCTATCAATGATGTTTGAAGCAGCTCTTTTGATTTTGGGCTTTCGGCATATTGGTCAGGGAATCAAAAATTTTCTGACCAGTCAATTAATCACTGCAAGAGCGTTTCAGGATGATCTGCCTGCATTTGTTCAGGTGTATGAAGAAGAACAACTCAGTTTAACGCCTCTTGAAGAGGTCGTTAGAGAGCAGACCCTTTACATTTCAGAGGGTGAAATAATTCCTCTTGATGGAATTTGTCTGACAGACGGGGTTATTGTTTTTACAACCTGCATCAATGGCAATCCATTTCCACGAAAGCTTAAGCGGGGTGAGTCCCTGCTTTCCGGAATGCGTCTGACGAAATATTCCGCTCCTTTATTCATGCGGGTAACTGAAACAAAAGAAAATTCGCATCTGGCCCATATGGATTTTGCCTTAAAGGTAGCAGAAATACGCAAGGCGCCTATTCAGCAGACCGCTGATCGTATTATGCAGTATTTTATTCCCACAGTGTTTGCTGTATCTGCAATCACCGGACTGGTTATTGGCCTTTTTTTTCCTCCTGCTCTGGCCATTCAATGTGCGATATCAGTGTTGGTCTCAGCCTGTCCCTGCATTCTCGGCTTGGTGGTGCCAACAACGGTGCTGGTTGCTATGAAGAAGGCAGCTGAGCATGGCGTCCAATTCGTAAGCCCGGAGTCTCTGGAACTGGCTTCAAAAGTGAATGCTGTTGTTTTTGATTTACACGGGACTTTAACGACAGGAGTTCTTGAGGTTGAGCCAAAGCAAGTCACTTTTATTGATCCAGGTTGTAATCAGAAACATTTATTTTCCTGTATCGCTGCCCTGGAAAAAAACTCACAGCACTTCATCGGAGAGGCTGTATTCAGGTACACCGCGTCATTCGGTGAGGAGTATAAGTCGCTGCCTATCGGTAATTTTAAAGACAGCCACCATTCAGGAATAAGCGGAATAGTTGACGGCGATGAAATCTGTATTGGTAATGAAGATTTCATGAAGGAACAAAACATTTCTATGGTGCTGGATGAGAATGATATTGAGGATGCAGACTCTATTGTTTATGTAGCGGTTAATGGAAAGCTGTCCTGTTACTTCAAATTAACTGATCCCTTGCGGGAAAATGCTAAATATACCCTGAAAACGCTTCAGGAAAACGGGATTGAGGTATTTATTAGCACCGGGGCTTGTGAGAAAACAGCGAATCGCTATGGCAAACGTTTAAATATACCTCTTTCCAATATACGTGCTGGAAGGGTTGCGCTGGCGGGTAAAGATAAAGATAACTCCAAGTCTCAGTTAATTAAGGAGTTAAAAGCCCACGGCAAGGTTGTTGCGATGATTGGTGATGCGGCGAATGATTCGATAGCAGTAACAGACGCTGATTTTGGAGTAGGCGTTCAGTCTAATTCATCACACCGGCTTACTCTGGATAAAGCGGGAGCAATTGTGCAAAGTGGTTCAATGCTGCCCTTTGCTACCATTTTTATACTTGCCCGACAAACAATGAGTAATATCACACAGAATTTGTATTTTACTCTTGGCTATAATCTGCTTGCTGTCCTTTTAACGAGTACACTATTAGTTGCCGCTGGATTTGTCCTTAATCCTGGAATAGGGGCAGGTCTTATGATTTTGCAAATGAGCCTGGTGTTTTTGAACCTCTGGCGTTTTAAACAACAGACCTTGTCCCATTTGAGAAATACTGCTTCTGACTCAGATAGTGAGGTAGAACAGGATTCCTATGTTAGTTTACAACAAACCTTTAAACCAAATGACCTGGGGTTGGAAGAAGAAAAAACGGTTGATGCTGAGATGGGCAATGGTTGTGGGTTTAGCTTTTGCAGACCTCAGAGGACTGGCATTTTTCATGAACAGTCCCCTGCTGAGATTAGTGTTAAAATGTAG
- a CDS encoding SPOR domain-containing protein — translation MAKDYVRKRQAKQRSNAPRQLLLLLASFLGGYLTATIFDFTSLSAWVNKHVLAAQELHPEATVPAKKAEAPKPKFEFYTLLAKDSSPQVLANRPGSASPRALPPANTATAHTAQQATQVTRPTAAPVNAKTQAPALPQAVTVAESKPAANPAPAKNSKEYYLVQIASFNRRQDAEQVKANLVLKGFDVIVTSVPQGQMIWFRVLLGPYHSRLQAEKAQAEIARSEHMKGMIRKMDA, via the coding sequence ATGGCCAAGGACTATGTAAGAAAACGACAGGCAAAACAGAGAAGCAATGCGCCCCGGCAATTGTTACTGTTGCTGGCATCTTTTTTGGGCGGTTATCTTACTGCGACTATTTTTGATTTTACCAGTTTAAGCGCGTGGGTAAACAAACATGTATTGGCCGCCCAGGAATTACATCCTGAAGCAACGGTTCCTGCTAAAAAAGCGGAAGCGCCAAAACCCAAATTCGAGTTTTACACCTTGCTGGCAAAAGATTCCAGTCCCCAGGTACTGGCAAATCGTCCAGGTAGTGCTTCACCTCGCGCTTTGCCTCCTGCCAATACTGCTACCGCTCACACTGCACAGCAGGCTACACAGGTCACCCGACCAACTGCGGCACCAGTCAACGCGAAAACGCAGGCTCCTGCCCTGCCGCAGGCCGTTACTGTGGCTGAGAGTAAACCTGCCGCCAATCCAGCTCCAGCTAAAAATTCAAAAGAATATTATCTGGTGCAGATTGCTTCCTTCAATCGCCGCCAGGATGCTGAACAGGTAAAAGCGAATCTTGTACTGAAAGGTTTTGATGTAATAGTGACTTCAGTTCCCCAAGGGCAGATGATCTGGTTCCGGGTGCTTCTCGGCCCTTACCATAGCAGGTTGCAGGCGGAAAAGGCGCAGGCAGAGATTGCCCGCAGCGAACACATGAAGGGAATGATTCGAAAAATGGATGCCTGA
- the argS gene encoding arginine--tRNA ligase — MKQTVENLLADAIRSLKTSGVIPSDVDVEIKVDRSKDSSHGDFASNLALILAKPCRQPPRQLAELLIQTIGQHESVEKIEIAGPGFINFFMQKDSLSQVVATILEQQENYGRSNLGNQQPVLIEFVSANPTGPLHVGHGRGAAFGATLGNLLSAAGYKVSREYYVNDAGRQMNILAVSVWLRYLTLTGESIIFPANGYRGDYVNDIARMVFESHGEKYKQPWGLIKESLPADEPEGGDKEVYIDAVIERCKQLLGLDGFKYFHKEALDSVLDDIKDDLEDFGVHFDCWFSEQHLLEDGSIEKGIQALKDANHTYTKEGALWFKATDFGDEKDRVLIRANGQTTYFASDVAYHWNKYDRGFARVIDIFGADHHGYISRVRAAVNALGHDDNALNVLLVQFAILYRGGHRVQMSTRSGSFVTLRELREEVGKDAARFFYVMRKPEQHMDFDLDLAKSQSSDNPVYYIQYAHARISSVLRQLKDRGLSWSEEIGLANIAKLVEPHEISLMTLISRYPEVIVSAANTCEPHQIAYYLRELANGLHSYYNAVTLLCEQDTLRSARLSLLTAVRQVLRNGLQLLGVSCPESM; from the coding sequence ATGAAACAGACTGTTGAAAATCTGCTTGCCGATGCGATTCGCTCTTTGAAAACCTCTGGTGTTATTCCCTCAGACGTAGATGTAGAGATTAAAGTTGACCGCAGTAAAGATTCATCGCATGGTGATTTCGCCAGTAACCTCGCCCTGATATTGGCGAAGCCTTGCCGCCAACCGCCTCGTCAATTGGCAGAATTGTTGATTCAGACGATAGGTCAGCATGAGAGTGTTGAAAAAATCGAGATCGCTGGACCCGGGTTCATTAATTTTTTCATGCAGAAGGACAGCCTATCCCAGGTGGTTGCTACCATTCTCGAGCAGCAGGAGAATTATGGGCGAAGCAATCTCGGTAATCAGCAGCCTGTTTTGATTGAATTTGTTTCTGCCAATCCCACAGGCCCCTTGCATGTAGGGCATGGGCGCGGTGCTGCATTTGGCGCAACTCTGGGTAATTTGTTAAGTGCCGCCGGCTATAAAGTGAGCCGGGAATATTATGTGAATGATGCTGGCAGGCAAATGAATATTCTGGCCGTCAGTGTCTGGTTAAGGTATCTCACGCTGACCGGAGAGTCGATTATATTTCCGGCCAATGGTTATCGTGGGGATTATGTCAATGATATCGCGCGAATGGTTTTTGAAAGCCATGGTGAAAAGTACAAACAGCCCTGGGGCTTAATTAAAGAAAGTTTGCCTGCGGATGAGCCGGAAGGCGGCGATAAGGAAGTTTACATCGATGCAGTGATCGAGCGCTGCAAGCAATTGCTCGGCCTTGATGGTTTTAAATATTTTCATAAAGAAGCGCTAGATTCGGTTCTGGATGATATTAAAGACGATCTGGAAGATTTTGGCGTTCATTTTGACTGTTGGTTTTCAGAACAGCATTTACTTGAAGACGGTTCTATTGAGAAAGGCATCCAGGCTCTGAAAGATGCAAACCATACCTACACGAAAGAGGGGGCTTTATGGTTTAAAGCGACCGATTTCGGGGATGAAAAAGACCGGGTGCTCATTCGCGCTAATGGCCAGACTACCTATTTTGCTTCCGACGTTGCCTACCACTGGAACAAATATGATCGTGGTTTTGCCCGGGTTATTGATATTTTCGGTGCTGACCATCATGGTTATATTTCTCGCGTAAGGGCAGCGGTGAATGCCCTTGGGCATGATGATAATGCCTTGAATGTCCTGCTGGTGCAGTTTGCCATTTTATATAGAGGCGGACATCGTGTACAGATGTCTACCCGCAGCGGTTCCTTTGTTACTTTACGTGAACTTCGTGAGGAAGTGGGTAAGGATGCCGCCCGCTTTTTCTATGTAATGCGTAAACCCGAACAGCACATGGATTTTGATTTGGATTTGGCCAAATCACAATCCAGTGACAACCCAGTGTATTATATTCAATATGCGCATGCGCGCATTAGCAGCGTGTTAAGGCAATTAAAGGACAGAGGGCTAAGCTGGAGTGAGGAAATCGGATTGGCAAATATTGCTAAATTGGTTGAACCTCATGAAATTTCCCTGATGACCCTGATTAGCCGTTATCCGGAAGTGATCGTATCCGCTGCCAATACTTGTGAGCCGCATCAGATAGCTTATTATCTGCGGGAGCTCGCGAACGGGCTTCATAGCTATTACAATGCCGTGACTTTATTGTGTGAGCAGGATACGCTGCGGTCTGCGAGATTATCGCTATTGACAGCTGTACGGCAAGTCTTAAGGAATGGTTTACAATTGTTGGGTGTTTCCTGCCCTGAGAGCATGTGA
- a CDS encoding heparan-alpha-glucosaminide N-acetyltransferase domain-containing protein, whose product MNFLPENQAALSQAALSNEAKIQTGAQASRFGALDIQRGMIMMLMAFSHGREYLGGEHYSNYHLDASPAWKGDFWLDFFQQVGVSSIVAGGFFMMMGIGIYFLWQSRLKEGYPPNEVWRYLMTRGAVMLTVQFTIMAVFETISSPHFYLYVGVLYGLGICMMLAACCLRLLESIKQTAWGKAYSTVDYWLPLVIAAGIIIINQLVMLQTQAADVSPGWGKIILLLGGTYTINGIDVDFDFMPFPWFPAVAFGLVIGKIISRRDDQSIKLLQWIAFSLLAAWFLLKTAYLQGSISWGDYKTLVSGEHLDWRSYFCSNKYPPSLSYFLFAWGINLLGILTWFKLENRLGHVPLLLQPLKTFGQCALFFFVCHWYVYYLISVLLPARLTSAGGLLGFWLIGLLLLYPACYFYRNFKMTKPKASLWRMF is encoded by the coding sequence TTGAATTTTTTACCTGAAAATCAGGCGGCTTTATCGCAAGCTGCCCTCTCAAATGAAGCGAAAATCCAAACCGGCGCCCAGGCATCCCGTTTCGGAGCCCTGGATATTCAGCGTGGTATGATCATGATGCTGATGGCTTTCTCCCATGGCCGGGAGTATCTGGGTGGAGAGCACTACTCCAATTATCATTTAGATGCGTCGCCTGCCTGGAAGGGGGATTTTTGGCTGGATTTTTTTCAGCAAGTCGGTGTTAGCTCCATTGTAGCTGGCGGATTTTTCATGATGATGGGGATCGGAATTTATTTCTTATGGCAATCCCGCCTGAAGGAAGGATACCCGCCTAATGAGGTCTGGCGGTATTTAATGACCCGGGGCGCTGTAATGCTGACCGTTCAGTTTACGATAATGGCAGTTTTTGAAACAATTTCCTCTCCTCACTTCTACTTGTATGTTGGCGTACTTTATGGGCTTGGTATTTGCATGATGCTGGCTGCCTGTTGTTTACGGTTACTGGAAAGCATAAAACAAACAGCCTGGGGCAAAGCCTATTCGACTGTTGATTATTGGCTACCTTTAGTCATTGCTGCAGGAATAATCATTATTAATCAATTAGTGATGCTCCAGACTCAGGCTGCTGACGTTTCACCGGGCTGGGGGAAGATAATACTATTGCTGGGAGGAACCTATACTATCAATGGCATTGATGTGGACTTTGATTTTATGCCTTTTCCCTGGTTTCCCGCAGTCGCTTTTGGCTTGGTTATCGGTAAAATTATATCCCGCCGGGACGATCAGAGTATTAAACTGCTTCAATGGATAGCTTTCAGTTTGCTGGCTGCCTGGTTTCTGCTTAAAACCGCTTATTTGCAAGGCAGTATTTCATGGGGCGATTACAAAACCCTGGTATCTGGCGAGCACCTGGATTGGCGGTCTTATTTCTGTTCTAATAAATACCCGCCCAGCCTTTCCTATTTCCTGTTTGCCTGGGGTATTAACCTTTTGGGAATTCTCACTTGGTTTAAGCTGGAAAATCGTCTGGGGCATGTCCCACTGCTATTGCAGCCGCTGAAAACCTTTGGTCAGTGCGCGCTGTTCTTTTTTGTCTGCCACTGGTATGTGTATTATCTTATTTCAGTACTCTTGCCCGCCAGGCTTACATCTGCAGGCGGTCTTCTCGGTTTTTGGCTTATAGGGCTCTTGCTTCTATATCCCGCCTGTTATTTTTACAGGAATTTTAAAATGACCAAGCCCAAAGCCTCTCTGTGGAGAATGTTTTAA